Proteins co-encoded in one Desulfobulbaceae bacterium genomic window:
- a CDS encoding YeeE/YedE family protein, with translation MKELAYGLITGILFGFLLQKGRVLRYDRQIGALRLLDMTIVKFMLTTVLVAMVGTYLLVDLGLAKLSIKETVLGGNIIGGLCFGLGWGLLGYCPGTSAGALAEGRWDAAWGIAGMLAGAGLYAEAYPLMKQTVLTWGDFGKITIPQALGVNHWLVIVPLVLGGVALLRWFERRGL, from the coding sequence ATGAAAGAACTTGCCTATGGGCTCATCACCGGCATTCTCTTTGGGTTTCTTCTCCAGAAAGGGCGGGTGCTGCGCTACGACCGGCAGATCGGCGCGCTCCGCCTGCTCGACATGACTATCGTGAAGTTTATGCTCACCACCGTGCTGGTGGCCATGGTGGGCACCTATCTCCTTGTGGACCTGGGGCTCGCCAAACTCTCCATCAAAGAAACCGTGCTGGGCGGCAACATCATCGGCGGGCTTTGCTTCGGTCTCGGCTGGGGCCTGCTTGGCTACTGTCCGGGAACCTCGGCAGGCGCCCTTGCTGAAGGCCGCTGGGATGCCGCGTGGGGAATTGCCGGGATGCTCGCGGGGGCCGGGCTCTACGCCGAGGCCTATCCGCTCATGAAACAGACAGTGCTCACCTGGGGCGATTTCGGCAAAATAACCATCCCCCAGGCCCTGGGCGTGAACCACTGGCTGGTCATCGTCCCCCTGGTGCTGGGCGGGGTCGCCCTGCTCCGCTGGTTCGAACGGCGGGGGTTGTAA